The sequence AGGCGACCCCCAGCGTCCGCTTCACTTCTTTGGCGGCGTCGATCATCAGTCGACATTCCTGCGGATCAAGGGCCATTGGCTTTTCGACCAGCACATGTTTGCCGGCGGCAAGCGCTGCGAGCGTTTGCGGTAGATGCAGAGCGACCGGTGTGGCGATGTAGACGGCGTCGATATCTGCGTTGGCCAGCAGTTGGTCGGCCGAAGGGTAGCCGTGTGGTACGGAGAAGCCCGCGCAAAACTGCTGGAGTGCATCGGGATCGCGGCGGCAGACGGCCAGCAATTGGCAGCCGTCGACCGCTTGAATCGCGGCCGCAACCCGCTTCCGCACCACGTCGCCGCATCCCAAGATTCCCCATCGCATCGTCACACGCTTTCCTTTCGCTCGAAGATCAAACTGCTGCTGACGAGTCTGTCGCACGGCGTTTCGAGAAGCAACCGGGGAAAGCCAATTGCTACAACCGGCGCGATTGGAAATATCGGGTCCGATTGGGAAAAGAACTCGCATTTCGGCGGCGAGAAAATTTGCGTGCCCCATAACGGTGAGGTAGCCTTGCTCGGTTTTTCTTTCCGGAGTAGGAAGCATGCTGCAGATCATGAGGATCAACGCCGTTTGGGGCGTCGCCTGGATTGCAGCCATCTTCTGCGCGCTGCAAGTCGGCTGCGTGACGCATGCCCGCGGCCGCTGGAATCCTCCGGTCATGGCGCCCCCCAATCCTGCAGCTGCGCCCCAGTCCTCGTGTTTCGGCGTGACGCAATGCGCGGCGACGTTGGAATTGATCGAGCCGGGGAACGCGCTGCCGATTCCCACAACGACCGAACCTGCCGATTTACCGCCTGAGTTGCCCGCCGAGGGGTTCTGGCGCAACCCGAATCTAAACGTCGGTCCACAACGGCTTCCGGCCGTCGAGCCGGAGGCGCCGTCTCCGCTACCCAACGATCGAACCTGGGGCGAGTCGGTCACGCCGATACCGCGCCCCATTCCGCCGGGGCCGACCAAGTCGGGACCGATCGCCGAAATTGAAATCAAGCCGCCGCCGCGCGACGATCGTCTCATGCTGGCCGAAAGCTACTACGCCATGGCGATGGAAGCCGATCGGAAGCTGGACGAGCATGCGATGAGTTTCTACCTCGACGCCATTCTGGGCGCGTGGGACTACATGCAGACGGCGCCGGTCGAACGAGATATCTCACTACAAACCGGACGCGCTTGGATCATTTATCATTCCAGCCTAGCGCGGCTGATTCATATCGCGGCGGCCACCGGTCGCTTTGAAAAAAATATCCGGGTGCGAGTCCCGGAAGATTATGGGTACCGAGTACTAGAAATTGAATACGCGGGCTTCGCCTGGCGGGCCGATGAGTTTGACGAGTGGAACGTCGTCGGCGAGTACCAGTCAAAATACTTGCTGCATCATTACAAACGCCCTGGGCTGGGCGTGCCGCTGGTAATTGTCCGCAATCGTCGACCCGATGATCAGTTTTTGCCGGGGAAAACGCCGTTCAACGCGACCGCCGTGCTGCGGCCGGTGGATGACGAGTTTCGCAGCGACGTGACGATTCCGTGTCCCGATTCCGAGACGCATGTCGAGCGGATGGTTGGCACGCTGCAGCTGTTTAACCCGGACGAATTCGACGATGTCGAGTTTCGCGAGTGCCAAACGGCGCTGGCCGCGGACTGGACGGCGCTGTTCGCCTACATGCTGAGTCACCCGCAGGCCGAACTACAGCGTTCTTCGCATCGTGGAATCGGCGAACCGGCTCCAGCCGGGTTGTTTATGCTCGAACCGCATCAGCCAGGGCGGATTCCGATAGTCTTTGTCCACGGACTTCTATCGGCGCCCTATACCTGGGCGGCGATGGCGAACGAACTTTACGCCTATCCCGAACTCCATAAACGGTACGAGATCTGGGCTTTTCAATATCCGACCGACGAACCCTTTTTGGCATCGGCGGCCGTGTTGCGGCGGCAACTCGACTGTGCGGTGCGGTGTAGTGATCCCGAGGGACGCGATCCTGCGCTCGACAATATGGTCGTCGTGGGGCATAGCATGGGCGGTTTAATCGCCAAGTTGCTGGCGGCGCCCAGCGGAAATACGTTGTGGGAACATGCCGCCTTCGTCCCGATCGAAGAAGTGGTCGCGCCGAAGGATGTGCGGATTCGGCTGCAGCAGAGCTTTTTCTTCTCAGCGACTCCGTACGTGAAAGACGTCATTTATATCGCGACTCCCCACGAGGGTTCCTCTTGGGCGCGACGTTGTTTGGGGCAAACGACCTCGCTGGTGATCGAAGGAATCGAGCATCGTGAGCAAACGCATCAGGAACTCGTGAATGAGAATCCGGCCGCATTTCGCGAAGAACTACGCCGCAGGCCGCCGACCAGCATCGACCTGTTGGAGCCCGACAGTCTGATCCTGAAAGGGATCTATCAGCTGGACGTGGCGCCGGAGGTGCGTGAGCATTCGATTATCGGCCGCGGCTGGTGGTCGATTCACGACGGCGCTTCCGATGGCGTGGTGCCGGTCAAAAGTGCCCGGCTTCCCGGCGTCGATTCAGAAGTGATGATTTCCGCCACCCACATGCATCTGAACAAGCACCCCGGTGCGATTTGCGAAGTGCTGCGGATCTTGCAGGTTCACGCCGATCAACTCCCCTGGGTTCAGCCACACCTGGTGGGGCAGTGTGAGCCTAAGTAGTTGATTTGCGTGATTTTTTTGCTCTAAAGGGCTCGAAAGTCGCCGCTTGCGCAAGAGATTGATGTCTCGGGAATGATCTTTCGCGTGGCTTGCGAACTAACTGTGGTGGCCTTGGCGGCGATGCTCTCCAGACGGCCTGTTTGTTGTTTTGGGACATAATTTCGGCACAATCAGACATTAGTTGCGGAAATGTTCCCAATTCGACTCGTTGAAATCGCTAGCCAATGCTTTCCTCGCGCGTTCTCCTTCGACTATCATAGGAGCAACGCAGCCCCCACCCCTAGAGGAGCGGGATGGTAGATTTCTACGATTCCGCCACTATCCCACCCCCTCTCGACGTTCTCGCCGACGCGCGAC is a genomic window of Blastopirellula retiformator containing:
- a CDS encoding esterase/lipase family protein, encoding MLQIMRINAVWGVAWIAAIFCALQVGCVTHARGRWNPPVMAPPNPAAAPQSSCFGVTQCAATLELIEPGNALPIPTTTEPADLPPELPAEGFWRNPNLNVGPQRLPAVEPEAPSPLPNDRTWGESVTPIPRPIPPGPTKSGPIAEIEIKPPPRDDRLMLAESYYAMAMEADRKLDEHAMSFYLDAILGAWDYMQTAPVERDISLQTGRAWIIYHSSLARLIHIAAATGRFEKNIRVRVPEDYGYRVLEIEYAGFAWRADEFDEWNVVGEYQSKYLLHHYKRPGLGVPLVIVRNRRPDDQFLPGKTPFNATAVLRPVDDEFRSDVTIPCPDSETHVERMVGTLQLFNPDEFDDVEFRECQTALAADWTALFAYMLSHPQAELQRSSHRGIGEPAPAGLFMLEPHQPGRIPIVFVHGLLSAPYTWAAMANELYAYPELHKRYEIWAFQYPTDEPFLASAAVLRRQLDCAVRCSDPEGRDPALDNMVVVGHSMGGLIAKLLAAPSGNTLWEHAAFVPIEEVVAPKDVRIRLQQSFFFSATPYVKDVIYIATPHEGSSWARRCLGQTTSLVIEGIEHREQTHQELVNENPAAFREELRRRPPTSIDLLEPDSLILKGIYQLDVAPEVREHSIIGRGWWSIHDGASDGVVPVKSARLPGVDSEVMISATHMHLNKHPGAICEVLRILQVHADQLPWVQPHLVGQCEPK